Proteins found in one Microtus pennsylvanicus isolate mMicPen1 chromosome Y, mMicPen1.hap1, whole genome shotgun sequence genomic segment:
- the Cd99 gene encoding CD99 antigen isoform X1, producing MAPALLFLFAFALLGGLGRGQDFDLSDALDEPKKPTAPPKKPPQSGGDLDLSDALGGGDDPAPPPPRPRPKPDRETRPSGGDFSITDLEDAAGGKGGGKGPRGEEPEADGDDGGDFDLADALDPDPTSKPSGGLYPKLPADPLPSDPHGGGGAVLSSPWVLC from the exons ATGGCTCCCGCGCTCCTGTTTCTCTTCGCGTTCGCGCTGCTCGGAGGCCTCGGCCGGGGCCAGG atttcgaCCTCTCGGACGCGCTCGACG aACCGAAGAAGCCAACGGCCCCGCCCAAGAAGCCACCGCAGTCGG gCGGAGACCTGGACCTGAGCGACGCCCTGGGAGGCGGAGACG ACCCCGCCCCCCCACCGCCCAGGCCGAGGCCCAAACCGGATCGGGAGACCCGGCCCTCGGGAG GCGACTTCTCCATCACGGACCTGGAAGACGCCGCAGGAGGCAAAG GTGGAGGCAAAGGACCCAGGGGAGAGGAGCCTGAGGCGGACG GTGACGACGGCGGCGACTTCGACCTCGCGGACGCCTTGGACCCCG ATCCAACTTCGAAGCCCAGCGGGG GTCTCTACCCGAAGCTCCCGGCTGACCCGCTGCCCTCGGACCCACACGGTGGTGGAG GTGCTGTGCTCAGTTCTccctgggtgctgtgctga
- the Cd99 gene encoding CD99 antigen isoform X2: MAPALLFLFAFALLGGLGRGQDFDLSDALDEPKKPTAPPKKPPQSGGDLDLSDALGGGDDPAPPPPRPRPKPDRETRPSGGDFSITDLEDAAGGKGGGKGPRGEEPEADGPAPQGLVPGLIGAAVAAVAGAVSSFIAYQKKKLCFRERGSAPV, encoded by the exons ATGGCTCCCGCGCTCCTGTTTCTCTTCGCGTTCGCGCTGCTCGGAGGCCTCGGCCGGGGCCAGG atttcgaCCTCTCGGACGCGCTCGACG aACCGAAGAAGCCAACGGCCCCGCCCAAGAAGCCACCGCAGTCGG gCGGAGACCTGGACCTGAGCGACGCCCTGGGAGGCGGAGACG ACCCCGCCCCCCCACCGCCCAGGCCGAGGCCCAAACCGGATCGGGAGACCCGGCCCTCGGGAG GCGACTTCTCCATCACGGACCTGGAAGACGCCGCAGGAGGCAAAG GTGGAGGCAAAGGACCCAGGGGAGAGGAGCCTGAGGCGGACG GCCCCGCCCCCCAGGGCCTGGTCCCCGGCCTCATCGGGGCCGCGGTGGCCGCAGTCGCCGGCGCCGTCTCCAGCTTCATCGCCTACCAGAAGAAGAAGCTGTGCTTCCGGGAGCGCG GCTCCGCCCCCGTCTAG